Proteins from a genomic interval of Methanoplanus endosymbiosus:
- a CDS encoding DUF1743 domain-containing protein — translation MTIILTPEEVRERFGTMFCRKFLVIVDEKAEKAEIIEHCCHRGAIEWDVMNRRRAGGAVESISVEGASMTISAKLGRYPINFGAAGDDIGGQALEGVSVEGDLVATNWAGIAGAGVGVAVCLPQAPGVIRTEYPTEEDLKAGGARTCRTRIYSPKYVKISIGIDDTDTKESGATWVLASKCAEACTIEGVEYLDMRLIQLNPKVPNKTTNCVGSALNFAVRPDKVDELLAFVKEFIEERSVSEDTGIAVWRGLTQPESPYLEKIKTEVLNVEECEAEAERLGIEYIDSAKSKGRIGALGAVLWANRGIEAAGLYGEHL, via the coding sequence TTGACTATTATATTAACTCCCGAAGAGGTCAGAGAACGCTTTGGCACAATGTTTTGCAGAAAATTTCTGGTTATAGTAGATGAAAAAGCAGAAAAAGCAGAGATTATTGAGCACTGCTGCCACAGGGGGGCAATTGAATGGGATGTGATGAACCGCAGGCGTGCCGGAGGTGCTGTGGAATCAATAAGTGTAGAAGGGGCATCTATGACAATCTCAGCAAAACTTGGCAGATATCCTATTAACTTTGGTGCAGCCGGAGATGACATCGGAGGACAGGCGCTTGAAGGTGTATCTGTAGAAGGTGACCTTGTGGCAACCAACTGGGCAGGCATTGCAGGAGCAGGTGTCGGTGTTGCAGTATGCCTGCCGCAGGCACCGGGTGTTATCAGAACAGAATACCCGACTGAGGAAGACCTTAAGGCAGGCGGGGCAAGGACATGCAGGACGAGGATATACTCTCCGAAATATGTTAAAATATCAATAGGCATTGATGACACTGACACCAAAGAATCAGGTGCCACCTGGGTGCTTGCATCCAAATGTGCAGAGGCATGTACTATTGAAGGTGTTGAATACCTCGACATGAGGCTCATCCAGTTAAACCCGAAGGTCCCGAACAAGACAACAAACTGTGTAGGATCTGCACTGAACTTTGCTGTCCGCCCGGATAAGGTGGATGAACTGCTTGCATTTGTAAAGGAGTTTATCGAGGAGAGATCTGTCAGTGAGGATACAGGCATTGCAGTATGGCGTGGACTTACACAGCCGGAATCTCCATATCTTGAAAAGATTAAGACTGAAGTTCTGAATGTTGAGGAGTGCGAGGCTGAAGCGGAAAGGCTTGGCATAGAGTATATTGATTCTGCAAAGAGCAAGGGCAGAATCGGTGCACTTGGTGCAGTGCTCTGGGCAAACAGAGGAATAGAGGCGGCGGGGCTGTATGGAGAACATCTTTAA
- the hdrC gene encoding CoB--CoM heterodisulfide reductase subunit C, with translation MAVEKNYGNPELEEKLQDTYYYTSDSNPDFLKEVERISLTIPHMCYQCGTCTGSCPSAPRSSYRIRKFMRRAVLGLEEEALKDPDLWLCTTCYSCTDRCPRGIAPTDVIMGMRNIAFQKYGIAPRNFLKSIQVMYQFGHVVPNNDVNRAARVKLGLDAEPPTVHSYPEFMDGIRKILDHYKMKETADRILSEE, from the coding sequence ATGGCTGTAGAAAAGAATTACGGAAATCCTGAACTTGAAGAGAAACTTCAGGATACATATTACTATACATCAGATTCAAATCCTGATTTTCTGAAAGAAGTAGAGAGAATCAGCCTTACAATTCCGCATATGTGTTATCAGTGTGGAACATGTACTGGTTCATGCCCGTCTGCACCCCGCAGCTCATACCGTATCAGGAAATTTATGAGAAGGGCTGTTCTCGGACTTGAGGAAGAAGCACTTAAGGATCCGGATCTATGGTTATGCACAACATGTTACTCATGTACAGACAGATGTCCGCGTGGTATTGCACCAACAGACGTTATCATGGGTATGAGAAACATTGCATTCCAGAAATATGGAATTGCTCCGAGGAACTTCTTAAAATCAATTCAGGTAATGTACCAGTTTGGTCACGTTGTGCCTAACAATGATGTAAACAGGGCTGCACGTGTAAAACTTGGCCTTGATGCAGAACCACCAACAGTACATTCATACCCTGAATTTATGGACGGAATCAGAAAGATTCTGGACCACTACAAGATGAAAGAAACTGCAGACCGCATCCTTTCAGAGGAGTGA
- a CDS encoding homocitrate synthase family protein yields MKELNVEICDVTLRDGEQTPGVSFTCEEKKNIALMLDEIGVEVIEAGFPSVSENEKRCVREIADMGLSARTCCLSRAVKGDVDAAIDCDVDLVSIFFATSDLHIRIKYKKTRGEMLEEALRMVEYATEHGIDVRFSAEEGSRTDISFLKEMFARGYEVGAKYSSIADTVGCMTPVEMYNTVLDVTETLKNPLCVHCHDDMGCATANTISAAQAGAFQLHTTVNGIGERAGNAALEEVLVALRMKGGIDRYNLTPLMKTSKMVEEYSGIPVAKNKAVVGDHAFSHESGIHIAAMLVEPSAYEYFPPELVGGQRKFILGKHTGRKALEHVVKCLGCSITRDECAWVLEQIKTKSEGKCSITPEVLLAILKEAREEKH; encoded by the coding sequence ATGAAAGAATTAAATGTTGAAATATGTGATGTAACATTAAGAGACGGTGAACAGACACCGGGTGTCTCATTTACCTGTGAAGAGAAGAAGAATATCGCCCTTATGCTCGATGAGATAGGGGTTGAGGTCATAGAGGCAGGATTTCCGAGTGTCTCTGAGAATGAGAAGAGATGCGTCAGGGAGATAGCAGACATGGGCCTTTCCGCACGGACATGCTGCCTGTCAAGGGCCGTTAAGGGCGATGTGGATGCCGCCATTGACTGCGATGTCGATCTCGTCTCAATATTCTTTGCAACTTCCGACCTGCATATAAGAATTAAATACAAAAAGACCCGCGGGGAGATGCTTGAAGAGGCCCTCAGAATGGTGGAGTACGCAACCGAACACGGCATTGACGTGAGGTTCTCCGCCGAGGAAGGGTCAAGGACTGACATTTCGTTCTTAAAAGAGATGTTTGCGAGGGGATATGAGGTCGGTGCAAAGTACAGCAGTATTGCCGATACTGTCGGGTGCATGACTCCGGTTGAGATGTACAATACTGTCCTTGATGTTACAGAGACCCTGAAAAACCCGCTCTGCGTGCACTGCCATGACGATATGGGCTGTGCAACCGCCAATACAATATCAGCCGCACAGGCAGGGGCTTTTCAGCTGCATACAACAGTAAACGGAATCGGGGAGCGTGCCGGAAATGCTGCTCTTGAAGAGGTGCTTGTGGCACTTAGGATGAAAGGCGGAATTGACCGTTATAACCTGACACCACTTATGAAGACCTCTAAAATGGTGGAGGAGTATTCCGGAATTCCGGTTGCAAAGAACAAGGCTGTTGTCGGAGACCATGCATTCTCGCATGAGAGCGGGATACATATCGCCGCAATGCTCGTTGAACCGTCTGCATATGAGTATTTCCCACCCGAACTTGTGGGCGGGCAGAGAAAGTTCATACTTGGCAAGCATACCGGAAGAAAAGCTCTTGAGCATGTAGTAAAATGTCTTGGATGCAGCATAACCAGAGATGAATGCGCCTGGGTTTTAGAGCAGATAAAAACCAAGAGCGAAGGGAAGTGCAGCATAACACCGGAAGTTCTCCTTGCAATATTAAAAGAGGCCAGGGAGGAGAAGCATTGA
- a CDS encoding radical SAM protein, translating into MKWSELKAGLLEAGTAKITGGIKGIISVSTAGPSSGEGGSVFFSSGNMRVRLSIADDSPVEIVITDRDNAVLKFEGEEVEGRVEPAALHCPRQAFITVSEGCIFRCRYCSVPTQEKKFKSPERIEEMIEEVLPDIDCISLTSGVIGSPEEDEERVIEVVKRVMKFGLPLGVSIYPLKDTPEKLHGLGVLEVKFNLETATDKLFREICPGMEREQIMDALIESVRLFGKNRVFTNIILGAGESDSEMKACISELTALGIIPVIRPLTPKAEMSDFKRPSRRRILDIAEYLGVEIRKNGLDTTVAETMCTACTGCDLVPGRDF; encoded by the coding sequence ATGAAATGGAGTGAATTAAAGGCCGGGCTTCTGGAAGCGGGCACTGCAAAGATTACAGGTGGAATTAAGGGTATAATTTCAGTCTCAACGGCAGGCCCGTCATCAGGAGAGGGTGGATCGGTCTTTTTTTCATCCGGAAACATGAGAGTCCGGTTAAGCATTGCAGATGACAGTCCGGTTGAGATAGTCATAACTGACAGAGATAATGCCGTACTTAAATTTGAGGGAGAGGAAGTCGAAGGGAGGGTAGAACCTGCCGCCCTTCACTGCCCCCGGCAGGCATTTATTACAGTCAGTGAGGGCTGCATATTCAGGTGCAGGTACTGCTCTGTTCCAACCCAGGAGAAGAAGTTCAAGAGTCCGGAGAGGATTGAAGAGATGATTGAGGAGGTGCTGCCGGATATAGACTGCATCTCACTTACCAGCGGAGTGATAGGCTCACCTGAAGAGGACGAGGAGAGGGTTATTGAGGTTGTGAAGCGAGTTATGAAATTCGGGCTTCCGTTAGGGGTTTCGATATACCCCCTTAAGGATACACCGGAGAAGCTCCACGGCCTCGGAGTTTTGGAGGTGAAGTTCAACCTTGAAACTGCAACAGATAAACTCTTCAGAGAGATCTGTCCGGGCATGGAGAGAGAGCAGATTATGGATGCCCTCATCGAATCTGTCCGGCTTTTCGGGAAGAACAGGGTTTTTACCAATATAATACTCGGTGCAGGTGAGAGTGATTCTGAGATGAAGGCCTGCATCTCAGAACTCACAGCTCTTGGCATAATTCCGGTCATACGTCCGCTGACACCAAAAGCAGAGATGTCTGATTTTAAGAGGCCGTCACGCAGGAGAATCCTGGACATTGCAGAGTATCTTGGTGTTGAAATCCGGAAAAACGGCCTCGACACCACAGTTGCAGAGACTATGTGCACAGCCTGCACCGGCTGTGATCTCGTACCGGGGAGGGATTTTTAG
- a CDS encoding 4Fe-4S binding protein, giving the protein MNTLFPKYSRKQDGDIITMEQKLLKQVNNLVLDNSKCTGCGICFESCPEEAISIGPVGAVRKGAIEYGQSISINEKECSYCGVCVIMCPFGALDLKIDGESRLPIVEKEGFPSYDVTRIIDDEKCVRCTTCEDACPRDAIKRDVPDFEGVAADGLKKAEAVEWKVNFECNDEKCTVCGLCAEVCAALNVERKPFTAESGVPEGIVKWTESLCDGCGVCSEICPSDAITVAKEAESVQKKYGKVTIEENCCSCRWCAENCPTEAITVTKPFVGEIEFHAEKCPGGCSTCMDICPANAIYMPSPKSPADMHGKVEANIAVNQDFCILCGVCVNACPGEDIIVMKRTGINVTGKETDLFLTIKEKLLQPRTSKVKENVEVGEVELKTV; this is encoded by the coding sequence ATGAATACGCTTTTCCCAAAATACTCCCGTAAACAGGACGGCGATATAATCACGATGGAGCAGAAGCTCCTCAAACAGGTCAACAATCTTGTGCTTGACAATAGCAAGTGCACAGGCTGCGGTATCTGCTTTGAGTCCTGTCCGGAAGAAGCAATTAGCATTGGCCCGGTAGGCGCTGTCCGAAAGGGTGCAATTGAGTACGGTCAGTCAATCTCTATAAACGAGAAAGAATGTTCATACTGTGGTGTTTGTGTAATCATGTGTCCGTTCGGGGCACTGGATTTAAAGATTGATGGTGAGTCAAGACTTCCTATCGTAGAAAAAGAGGGTTTCCCATCATATGATGTAACAAGAATCATTGATGATGAGAAATGTGTCAGGTGTACTACTTGTGAGGATGCCTGCCCGCGTGACGCAATAAAACGTGACGTGCCTGACTTTGAGGGAGTTGCAGCAGACGGCCTTAAGAAAGCAGAGGCAGTTGAATGGAAGGTAAACTTCGAATGTAATGATGAGAAGTGTACAGTCTGTGGTCTCTGTGCAGAGGTCTGTGCAGCACTCAATGTCGAGAGAAAACCTTTCACAGCAGAGTCCGGCGTGCCTGAAGGCATTGTTAAATGGACTGAGTCACTCTGTGACGGCTGTGGTGTCTGTTCAGAGATCTGCCCGTCAGATGCTATTACTGTAGCAAAAGAGGCTGAATCTGTACAGAAGAAGTATGGTAAGGTCACTATCGAGGAGAACTGCTGCAGCTGCCGCTGGTGTGCAGAGAACTGTCCAACAGAAGCAATTACAGTTACAAAGCCCTTTGTTGGAGAGATTGAATTCCACGCAGAGAAATGTCCTGGCGGATGTTCGACCTGTATGGACATCTGTCCTGCAAATGCAATCTACATGCCCTCACCAAAATCACCTGCTGATATGCATGGTAAAGTAGAGGCAAACATTGCAGTCAATCAGGACTTCTGTATTCTCTGTGGCGTATGTGTCAATGCATGCCCTGGTGAGGATATCATTGTCATGAAACGTACTGGCATCAATGTGACCGGAAAGGAGACAGATCTCTTCTTAACGATCAAGGAAAAACTTCTCCAGCCGAGGACTTCCAAGGTAAAGGAGAATGTAGAGGTTGGTGAAGTGGAGCTCAAAACAGTTTGA
- a CDS encoding 4Fe-4S binding protein — translation MAFAVHVNMERCTGCNNCVVACPVDALELSTVDPVTTDKIYKVVNGKAVVLDFDHELCAGCGVCISACPYGVIKIEGRWKDMVQVSGEA, via the coding sequence ATGGCATTTGCTGTTCATGTAAACATGGAACGTTGTACAGGCTGCAACAACTGTGTGGTCGCATGCCCGGTCGATGCACTTGAACTTTCCACTGTTGACCCTGTAACTACAGATAAAATTTACAAGGTTGTCAATGGAAAGGCAGTAGTGCTCGACTTTGACCACGAGTTATGTGCCGGATGCGGAGTATGCATCTCGGCGTGCCCGTATGGCGTTATTAAAATTGAAGGGCGTTGGAAAGACATGGTACAGGTTTCAGGAGAGGCTTAA
- a CDS encoding thiamine pyrophosphate-dependent enzyme, translating to MTNQKSGCDILADALLKSADTIYTVPGYPVTELAEKVDAEYVINEKTALEYALGDSLSGRRSAVIVKNAGVNILADPMVNAVYQGIIGGVVIIAGDDTKAIGSQTCQDSTHYAKVSDVPLIVPNRDNLFSSAEMAFQASERFSRPAILRVTEDILENSAKSGTVIRKDLKGELANPLFTMKGRCEAAGNITVDMYEQTEFPLTYPPAGRHNAEVRTRTENPETMPDRGYARTLCRNCPYKELFSAIKDSGREVICDTGCSLLSKNPPYNFGLANYGLGSSVAAAAKSTGIALTGDYALLHSGINSLIDVFEKELPVLVIVLLNKRMGMTGGQDSPDLLRYIQWAEPEIIRSESIGSGSTGELSDYINEKPDRPKVILISGACPVGEKHERIKC from the coding sequence ATGACAAATCAGAAGTCCGGCTGTGATATTCTTGCAGATGCACTATTAAAGTCAGCAGATACCATCTATACCGTCCCCGGATATCCGGTGACAGAGCTTGCTGAGAAAGTTGATGCAGAGTATGTCATAAACGAGAAGACAGCCCTTGAATATGCCCTCGGTGATTCTCTCTCAGGCAGACGTTCGGCAGTGATTGTAAAGAATGCCGGAGTGAACATTCTCGCAGATCCTATGGTAAATGCCGTGTACCAGGGGATAATCGGCGGGGTTGTGATAATTGCCGGAGATGATACAAAAGCCATTGGATCACAGACCTGCCAGGATTCAACGCATTATGCGAAGGTTTCAGATGTACCCCTCATAGTGCCCAACAGGGATAACCTCTTCTCATCCGCAGAAATGGCCTTTCAGGCATCTGAGCGGTTCTCAAGGCCGGCCATACTGAGAGTTACTGAAGACATTCTTGAAAACAGTGCCAAATCCGGCACTGTGATACGCAAAGACCTGAAAGGAGAGCTTGCCAACCCTCTGTTCACTATGAAAGGGAGGTGTGAGGCAGCCGGAAATATAACGGTGGATATGTATGAGCAGACCGAATTTCCGCTCACATATCCTCCGGCAGGCCGGCATAATGCAGAAGTCCGGACGAGAACAGAAAATCCTGAGACCATGCCGGACCGTGGTTATGCACGGACATTGTGCAGAAACTGCCCGTACAAAGAATTATTCTCAGCAATAAAAGATTCCGGAAGAGAGGTCATCTGTGACACAGGATGCTCACTTCTCTCCAAAAATCCGCCGTATAACTTCGGCCTTGCAAATTACGGCCTTGGATCGTCAGTTGCAGCTGCCGCAAAGAGTACAGGCATCGCACTTACCGGCGACTATGCACTGCTCCATTCCGGAATTAACTCCCTGATCGATGTTTTTGAGAAAGAACTGCCTGTTCTGGTCATTGTCCTCTTAAACAAAAGGATGGGAATGACCGGAGGGCAGGACTCGCCCGATCTGTTAAGGTACATACAGTGGGCAGAACCTGAAATTATCAGATCTGAGTCGATCGGTTCCGGAAGCACCGGAGAGTTATCAGATTATATTAATGAAAAGCCTGACCGGCCAAAGGTCATCCTTATCAGCGGGGCATGCCCTGTGGGGGAGAAACATGAAAGAATTAAATGTTGA
- the hdrB gene encoding CoB--CoM heterodisulfide reductase subunit B, translating into MSNNMEHSYAFFLGCIAPNRYPGCEASAIKTSAKLGIELLPLKGASCCPAPGAFGAVDLRVWYAMAARNICLAEEMGKDIALICNGCYKSIYEVNEKLKHNDELRDGANEVLAEADMEFKGSIDVWHLIELYKDEKICGVEKVRDSVVRPLGGVKVAPHYGCHLLKPKSERHFGDTENPMWFEELIDALGCESVQYKNKMQCCGAGGGVRGYDILHSLDITNEKMINMSEVGADAITEFCPFCQLQFDRGQIEIQENFGQRYNIPVLHYNELLGLAQGMSPQDLALDLHAIDCKPFLEKIE; encoded by the coding sequence ATGTCAAATAATATGGAACATTCATATGCATTCTTCCTTGGTTGCATAGCACCTAACCGTTATCCGGGGTGTGAAGCATCTGCAATCAAAACCAGTGCAAAACTGGGAATTGAACTGCTTCCTTTAAAGGGAGCGAGCTGCTGTCCTGCACCAGGAGCGTTTGGTGCTGTGGACCTCAGGGTCTGGTATGCAATGGCAGCACGTAATATCTGCCTGGCAGAAGAGATGGGCAAGGATATTGCACTTATCTGCAATGGCTGTTACAAATCCATTTACGAAGTCAATGAAAAACTCAAGCACAACGATGAACTTCGTGACGGAGCAAACGAGGTGCTTGCAGAAGCTGACATGGAATTTAAGGGTTCAATTGATGTCTGGCATCTGATTGAGTTATACAAAGATGAAAAGATCTGTGGTGTAGAGAAGGTACGTGACAGTGTCGTAAGACCACTGGGCGGAGTTAAAGTTGCACCTCACTACGGATGCCACCTGTTAAAGCCAAAGTCAGAGCGCCATTTCGGTGATACCGAGAATCCAATGTGGTTTGAGGAACTCATTGACGCACTTGGCTGTGAATCTGTTCAGTATAAGAATAAGATGCAGTGTTGCGGTGCCGGTGGCGGTGTCCGTGGATACGACATTCTCCACTCACTTGATATCACAAATGAAAAGATGATCAATATGAGTGAAGTCGGTGCAGATGCAATCACTGAATTCTGTCCATTCTGTCAGCTTCAGTTTGACAGGGGTCAGATAGAAATTCAGGAGAATTTTGGCCAGAGATACAATATACCTGTCCTTCACTACAATGAACTTCTCGGACTTGCACAGGGTATGTCCCCACAGGATCTTGCCCTTGATCTGCATGCAATTGACTGCAAACCATTCCTGGAGAAAATTGAATAA
- the mmp11 gene encoding methanogenesis marker protein 11 yields the protein MENIFNNPYSISYPEIIAIGSDDSSKIELIEKFDCIGGAMWAGNHYRKSPLTESVRVVGNTQRFMLSTGCVDLELEGSYFPAGICGAEISGDEIEISYKGMGGGGVGASVCRSTAKGVIKSSSEPCGGGKVAGSTITLPKMQRVVIGIDDTDTAEEGATWTLAHNISKAVEDENSRYLSHTIVQLFPVPYRTKNCVAIACEFATREPEKLMNRFEELVRKYTLSEETGLCAFSGFDTSPLRKYGEQVKAGEVGPAEFEEIRDLLEIRIEGRGIIGAAAAIPFYTDYEEALKI from the coding sequence ATGGAGAACATCTTTAATAACCCCTACTCCATCTCCTACCCGGAGATCATAGCCATCGGCTCAGATGACAGTTCAAAGATAGAGCTTATAGAGAAATTTGACTGCATAGGCGGTGCGATGTGGGCCGGAAATCACTACAGGAAAAGTCCGCTCACAGAATCAGTCAGAGTCGTGGGAAACACCCAGAGATTTATGCTGAGTACAGGCTGTGTGGACCTTGAGCTTGAGGGTTCATACTTCCCTGCCGGAATATGCGGTGCGGAAATTTCCGGGGATGAAATAGAGATCTCATACAAAGGCATGGGCGGCGGAGGAGTCGGAGCATCGGTGTGCAGATCCACTGCAAAGGGTGTCATAAAAAGTTCATCAGAACCCTGCGGCGGCGGAAAAGTTGCCGGTTCAACAATCACCCTTCCAAAGATGCAGAGGGTTGTAATCGGAATTGATGATACCGATACTGCCGAGGAGGGTGCAACGTGGACACTTGCTCATAATATATCAAAGGCAGTTGAGGATGAGAATTCGAGGTATCTCTCCCACACTATAGTCCAGCTCTTTCCTGTGCCGTACAGAACAAAAAACTGTGTGGCAATCGCATGTGAATTCGCCACCAGAGAACCTGAAAAACTGATGAACCGGTTTGAAGAGCTTGTCAGGAAGTACACACTATCGGAGGAGACCGGCCTCTGTGCATTTTCCGGTTTTGACACCTCACCACTCAGAAAATATGGAGAGCAGGTTAAAGCCGGAGAAGTAGGTCCTGCTGAATTTGAAGAGATAAGAGACCTTCTTGAGATAAGAATCGAAGGGCGTGGTATAATCGGTGCTGCGGCTGCAATTCCCTTTTATACAGATTACGAAGAGGCTCTGAAAATATGA
- the fhcD gene encoding formylmethanofuran--tetrahydromethanopterin N-formyltransferase yields MELNGVKIDDNYAEAFPNWACRVIITAINEQWAIQAATEATGFATSAIGCPCEAGIEGAVDASETPDGRPGIAVLFFAGGKKRIKEQVIERLAECVLTQPTTAVFDGMPDAEERIDVKLHFFGDGFEYKKEVGGRQCWAIPIMNGEYIGEENFGIVKGVAGGNFFIMGENIPAALMAAESAVDAIMGIPGCMCSFPVVASGSKVGSNKYKFMPATTNEKYCPSIRDKVEGSLVPEGVGAVYEIVIDGVDEDSISEATKAGIEAATKIPGIKFITAGNFGGSLGPFKFDLKEILGL; encoded by the coding sequence ATGGAACTCAATGGCGTAAAAATTGATGACAATTATGCAGAGGCATTTCCTAACTGGGCATGCAGGGTAATAATCACAGCAATTAATGAGCAGTGGGCAATTCAGGCAGCAACCGAAGCAACAGGTTTTGCAACCTCAGCTATCGGATGCCCCTGTGAAGCAGGAATTGAAGGTGCGGTTGACGCTTCAGAGACACCTGACGGCAGGCCCGGAATCGCAGTTCTCTTCTTCGCCGGAGGAAAGAAGAGGATTAAGGAGCAGGTAATAGAGCGCCTCGCAGAGTGTGTCCTTACCCAGCCTACAACAGCAGTCTTTGACGGCATGCCTGACGCAGAAGAGAGAATTGATGTAAAGCTTCACTTCTTCGGCGACGGTTTTGAATACAAAAAAGAAGTCGGCGGACGCCAGTGCTGGGCAATCCCTATCATGAACGGAGAGTACATCGGAGAGGAGAACTTCGGAATTGTAAAGGGTGTCGCAGGCGGCAACTTCTTCATCATGGGCGAGAACATCCCCGCAGCACTCATGGCAGCAGAGTCAGCAGTGGATGCAATCATGGGCATACCAGGATGCATGTGCTCATTCCCTGTTGTTGCATCAGGCTCAAAGGTCGGCTCAAACAAATACAAGTTCATGCCGGCAACAACAAACGAGAAGTACTGCCCGTCAATCCGCGATAAGGTAGAGGGGTCACTTGTACCTGAAGGCGTAGGCGCAGTATATGAGATCGTCATTGACGGTGTTGATGAGGATTCAATCAGTGAAGCAACAAAGGCAGGCATTGAAGCCGCAACAAAGATTCCGGGAATAAAGTTCATCACCGCAGGAAACTTCGGTGGAAGCCTCGGACCATTCAAGTTCGATCTCAAAGAGATCCTTGGATTATAA